In a genomic window of Saccharothrix sp. HUAS TT1:
- a CDS encoding sugar ABC transporter substrate-binding protein: protein MAKPVVGVILPDDETSSRWVEQDSPKLAQALRFAAVEPLIENADNDEARFARIADDMIARGVDVLMTTPLSPAGGAAVEARAKAAGIPVVNYDRISLGGHADYYVSFDNVNVGELQAEGLLRCLGDVPGARIVELQGSPTDHNATLFADGQRRKLGPLYDRGALELVESHAVDGWDVVGGRAEFARILDANGGRVDGVVAANDGLAGAAIDVLKERGFATGRVPVTGQDATLDGLRAILRGDQCMTVYKPIRDQAEAAARLAAAVAKGDLSGADDLATGNTRDVVSGRDVKSVLLGADLVTREDVRTVAVSENAIKPAELCAGDVAAACAELGILVN from the coding sequence GTGGCCAAGCCGGTCGTCGGCGTCATCCTGCCCGACGACGAGACGTCGTCGCGGTGGGTGGAGCAGGACAGCCCGAAGCTCGCCCAAGCGCTCCGGTTCGCCGCGGTGGAACCGTTGATCGAGAACGCCGACAACGACGAGGCGCGGTTCGCGCGGATCGCCGACGACATGATCGCGCGCGGGGTCGACGTCCTGATGACCACGCCGCTGAGCCCGGCGGGCGGGGCCGCCGTCGAGGCCAGGGCGAAGGCGGCCGGCATCCCGGTCGTCAACTACGACCGGATCAGCCTGGGCGGTCACGCCGACTACTACGTCTCGTTCGACAACGTCAACGTGGGCGAGCTGCAGGCCGAAGGGCTGTTGCGGTGCCTGGGCGACGTGCCGGGCGCGCGGATCGTCGAGCTGCAGGGTTCGCCGACCGACCACAACGCGACCCTGTTCGCCGACGGCCAGCGGCGCAAGCTCGGCCCGCTCTACGACCGGGGCGCGCTGGAGCTGGTCGAGAGCCACGCGGTCGACGGGTGGGACGTGGTCGGGGGCCGGGCGGAGTTCGCCCGCATCCTCGACGCCAACGGCGGCCGGGTGGACGGGGTGGTCGCGGCCAACGACGGCCTGGCGGGCGCGGCGATCGACGTGCTGAAGGAGCGGGGGTTCGCCACCGGGCGGGTGCCGGTGACCGGCCAGGACGCCACGCTCGACGGCCTGCGCGCGATCCTGCGCGGCGACCAGTGCATGACCGTGTACAAGCCGATCCGCGACCAGGCCGAGGCGGCGGCCAGGCTGGCGGCGGCGGTCGCCAAGGGTGATCTGAGCGGGGCCGACGACCTGGCCACCGGCAACACCCGGGACGTCGTGTCGGGCCGGGACGTGAAGTCGGTGCTGCTCGGCGCGGACCTCGTGACGCGGGAGGACGTCCGCACCGTGGCCGTCTCGGAGAACGCGATCAAGCCGGCCGAGCTGTGCGCGGGCGACGTGGCGGCGGCGTGCGCCGAACTCGGCATCCTGGTCAACTGA
- a CDS encoding glutamate--cysteine ligase yields the protein MDGQPPEAGMGGEPNLTLGVEEEFLLVDARTGEPAPHGAEVVESARSRFGVDLDVELAAAQVETRTPVCHELADVRRQLHGLRLVAAETAHRLGHRLLAVGVPPVGRPEVETSGAERYHRMAEDYRLLAAEQSICGCHVHVGVPDPETAVRVCNHLRPWLPLLGAVTANSPFARGLDTGYASWRSVVWARWPGAGPPPYFESLAHYESTCDALLAAGVAHDRRMMYWDVRPSAHLPTVEVRVADVAATVDEAVLLAALVRALVATALADLRRGLDAPPVPTEVLRAAAWRSARDGITGQALDVLSGRLVPARLLLDRLLHRVRDQLSDADLDLVGSLLSTLDREGGGAARQRRAFAEAGRMADVLDRLASDTLSGSETWTGGPFVRTA from the coding sequence ATGGACGGACAGCCCCCGGAGGCCGGGATGGGCGGTGAGCCGAACTTGACGCTCGGCGTCGAGGAGGAGTTCCTGCTGGTCGACGCGCGGACCGGGGAGCCCGCGCCGCACGGGGCCGAGGTGGTCGAGTCGGCCAGGTCGCGGTTCGGGGTCGACCTGGACGTCGAGCTGGCCGCGGCGCAGGTGGAGACCCGCACGCCGGTGTGCCACGAGCTCGCGGACGTGCGCCGGCAGCTGCACGGGCTGCGCCTGGTCGCCGCCGAGACCGCGCACCGCCTCGGGCACCGGTTGCTGGCGGTCGGCGTGCCACCGGTCGGCCGGCCGGAGGTGGAGACCAGCGGCGCGGAGCGCTACCACCGGATGGCCGAGGACTACCGGCTGCTGGCCGCCGAGCAGTCCATCTGCGGCTGCCACGTGCACGTCGGCGTGCCGGACCCGGAGACGGCGGTGCGGGTGTGCAACCACCTGCGGCCGTGGTTGCCGTTGCTGGGCGCGGTGACCGCGAACTCGCCGTTCGCCCGCGGCCTCGACACCGGGTACGCCAGCTGGCGCTCGGTCGTGTGGGCGCGCTGGCCGGGCGCGGGTCCGCCGCCGTACTTCGAGTCGCTGGCGCACTACGAGTCCACCTGTGACGCTCTGCTGGCCGCCGGGGTCGCGCACGACCGCCGGATGATGTACTGGGACGTCCGGCCGTCCGCGCACCTGCCGACCGTGGAGGTCCGGGTCGCCGACGTCGCGGCCACTGTGGACGAAGCGGTGCTGCTGGCGGCGCTGGTGCGCGCGCTCGTCGCCACGGCGTTGGCCGATCTCCGCCGCGGCCTGGACGCGCCGCCGGTGCCGACGGAGGTGTTGCGCGCGGCGGCGTGGCGCTCGGCGCGGGACGGGATCACCGGCCAGGCGCTGGACGTGCTGTCCGGCCGGCTCGTGCCCGCGCGCCTGCTGCTCGACCGGCTCCTGCACCGGGTGCGCGACCAGCTGTCCGACGCGGACCTGGACCTGGTGGGGAGCCTGCTGTCCACCCTGGATCGCGAGGGCGGTGGGGCGGCCCGGCAGCGGCGGGCCTTCGCCGAGGCGGGCCGGATGGCCGACGTGCTCGACCGACTGGCGAGCGACACGCTGTCGGGCTCGGAGACGTGGACGGGCGGGCCGTTCGTGCGGACGGCGTGA
- a CDS encoding pectate lyase — translation MSTTDQRRSARAAGPRGTRWRTSLVAAGAATALAVTLTAWSTTTAAQAAVGAGTYTVKNVGSGQCLDVPNASSSSGVQLQQASCGSGSSQRWTLTAVSGGFRIASAATGLCVGVRDSSTSAGKVIEQQSCSGSAGQTWSLTESGSDYRVVNPNGGKCMNTKDNSTAAGALVQTNSCDSVATKQWTFTPADGGPTTTSTSTSTTTRTTTTTTTTTSQPGGGDGSGPWPSDTGSVHQTTTRNVGSYFNGGMKRHYGIGDGGQGESQDPMFVVADGGTIENVILDAPAGDGIHCEGSCTIRNVWWNDVGEDAATFKATGSSATYLVDGGGARSASDKVFQHNGAGTLTIRDFQVSGAGKLYRACGNCSSSYQRHVVMDGVTARSTKVLAGINTNWGDTARFSRITVYGSTTICEKYQGVPKGSEPKKIGEGADGRNCFYSASDITQR, via the coding sequence ATGAGCACAACGGATCAACGTCGATCCGCGCGGGCCGCGGGGCCGCGCGGAACGCGGTGGCGGACCAGCCTGGTGGCCGCTGGCGCCGCCACCGCGCTGGCCGTCACCCTCACCGCCTGGTCCACCACCACGGCCGCCCAGGCGGCGGTCGGCGCGGGGACCTACACGGTGAAGAACGTGGGCAGCGGGCAGTGCCTCGACGTGCCCAACGCCAGTTCGTCCAGCGGTGTGCAGCTCCAGCAGGCGTCGTGCGGCAGCGGCAGCAGCCAGCGGTGGACGCTGACGGCGGTCAGCGGCGGCTTCCGGATCGCGTCCGCGGCCACCGGCCTGTGCGTCGGCGTCCGGGACTCGTCCACGTCGGCCGGCAAGGTGATCGAGCAGCAGTCGTGCAGCGGCTCGGCGGGCCAGACGTGGTCGTTGACCGAGAGCGGCAGCGACTACCGCGTGGTCAACCCCAACGGCGGCAAGTGCATGAACACGAAGGACAACTCCACCGCTGCGGGCGCGCTCGTGCAGACGAACTCCTGCGACAGCGTGGCGACCAAGCAGTGGACGTTCACGCCGGCCGACGGCGGGCCGACGACCACGTCCACCTCGACGTCCACGACGACCAGGACCACCACGACCACGACTACGACGACGTCGCAGCCGGGTGGTGGGGACGGGAGCGGTCCGTGGCCGTCGGACACGGGCAGTGTGCACCAGACGACGACGCGGAACGTGGGGTCGTACTTCAACGGGGGGATGAAGCGGCACTACGGGATCGGTGACGGTGGTCAGGGCGAGAGCCAGGACCCGATGTTCGTGGTGGCCGACGGCGGGACGATCGAGAACGTGATCCTGGACGCGCCGGCGGGTGACGGGATCCACTGCGAGGGGTCGTGCACGATCCGCAACGTGTGGTGGAACGACGTGGGCGAGGACGCGGCGACGTTCAAGGCGACCGGTTCGTCGGCGACGTACCTGGTCGACGGTGGTGGGGCGCGGTCGGCGTCGGACAAGGTGTTCCAGCACAACGGGGCGGGGACGTTGACGATCCGCGACTTCCAGGTCAGCGGTGCGGGCAAGTTGTACCGGGCGTGCGGGAACTGCTCGTCGTCCTACCAGCGGCACGTGGTGATGGACGGGGTGACGGCGCGGTCGACGAAGGTGTTGGCGGGGATCAACACCAACTGGGGTGACACGGCGCGGTTCTCGCGGATCACGGTGTACGGCAGCACGACGATCTGCGAGAAGTACCAGGGCGTGCCGAAGGGGTCGGAGCCGAAGAAGATCGGTGAGGGCGCGGACGGGAGGAACTGCTTCTACTCCGCTTCCGACATCACCCAGCGCTAG
- a CDS encoding STAS domain-containing protein encodes MTVTRTTSSDERIVLDVVGEIDYTTAPGMYDDVLALTGDGRHLVLDFTRVGFCDSSGVSAMLGVWRRLHGEGGTLTVTEAPPHLARAMRLLGMDRLITVRPREARTAAD; translated from the coding sequence GTGACCGTCACGCGGACCACGAGCAGCGACGAGCGGATCGTGCTCGACGTGGTCGGCGAGATCGACTACACCACCGCGCCCGGCATGTACGACGACGTGCTGGCGCTGACCGGCGACGGTCGGCACCTGGTGCTGGACTTCACCCGGGTCGGGTTCTGCGACTCCTCCGGCGTGAGCGCCATGCTCGGCGTGTGGCGCCGGCTGCACGGCGAGGGCGGCACGCTCACCGTGACCGAGGCGCCGCCGCACCTGGCCAGGGCGATGCGGTTGCTCGGCATGGACCGGCTCATCACGGTGCGCCCCCGCGAGGCCCGGACCGCGGCCGACTGA
- a CDS encoding ATP-binding protein, giving the protein MTAITMCAHARHGVLGDAKAVSNRLRGSEFLGTTMTTPEDTLDERVSVDLSTPVPPLAQIRQWLATVLADLTEDLLQDLLLICTELVSNAYDHASTPRRLRVQRSRERDVLLIEVDDGSPESLPTPGTSRLGSFRGRGLIMVDTLSQRRWGTRRGVDCKTVWAELPLS; this is encoded by the coding sequence GTGACCGCCATCACGATGTGTGCACACGCCCGGCACGGGGTACTCGGTGACGCCAAGGCCGTGTCGAACCGACTGCGCGGCTCGGAGTTCCTGGGGACGACCATGACCACGCCGGAGGACACGCTCGACGAGAGGGTCAGCGTCGACTTGAGCACGCCGGTGCCACCACTGGCGCAGATCAGGCAGTGGCTCGCCACTGTGCTGGCCGACCTGACCGAAGACCTGCTCCAAGACCTGCTGCTGATCTGCACGGAGCTGGTGTCCAACGCCTACGACCACGCCAGCACGCCGCGCCGCCTTCGCGTGCAGCGGTCCCGCGAACGGGACGTGCTGCTCATCGAGGTGGACGACGGCAGCCCGGAGAGCCTGCCCACGCCCGGCACGTCGCGCCTCGGGTCGTTCCGGGGTCGCGGGCTGATCATGGTGGACACCCTGTCGCAGCGCCGCTGGGGCACCCGCCGCGGCGTCGACTGCAAGACGGTCTGGGCCGAGCTGCCGCTGTCCTGA
- a CDS encoding RICIN domain-containing protein has product MPIRRRTLLAGSLAAAVGGTLPAAASAQQGPLYPPHRAPLRPAAFLRLPPGAVRPRGWLATQLDKQLNGLNGRLQEVSHFLDFDTTGWVRPDRNGWEEVPYWLRGYGDLGYVTGDARVLADTERWIGAVLATQAADGFFGPSALRGSLNGHADLWPHMPMLHALRSWAEYHDDQRVTRALTRFFAFVAGQPNAVFADGWGATRWGDAMDVVLWLYNRTGDPALLDLTRRVHQHSADWTNGVPTLHNVNIAQGFREPAQFSALSNDADHTAATYRAYDSVMRQYGQFPGGGFAGDENARPGYGDPRQGFETCGIVEFMGSHELLTRLTGDPVWADRTEDLAFNLLPASLDPTGRVTHYVTSANGVQLDDVPKRRRQFQNGFAMQAYKPGVDQYRCCPHNYGQGWPYFVEEMWLATNDGGVVAAMHGPSSVTARVADGTAVTITEDTAYPFGDTITFRVSTPRPLAFPFAVRVPGWCADPALTVNGAAVAVQGGPRFATVRRTWSDGDVLVLRLPMAPRTREWTANHNAVSVEYGALTFSLRVEERWNRYGGTAAWPEYEVKPGSAWNVGLVPGRPMAVTTGGDLADPFTLAGAPIRITAKAQDLPDWAVDGENVVGTLNDSPVSSTAPVRDVTLIPAGAARLRITSFPRTGGTRGWGTPGVVLRVQNKNSGKVLAVDGMSTANSARVVQFADVGTADHKWRLLDVGNGRVKLRNEHSGRVLGVDGGSTADSAQVVQYDDNGAADHLWELVDNGDGWFRLRNARSGKVLGVDLMSTADSARVVQFSDNGTADHLWRVVPDGPVKVQNLNSTKVLAVDGMSTADSARVVQFADTGTADHRWRFVPDADGWFRLRNEHSGKVLGVDRMSTADSAQVVQFGDTGTADHLWRLRPSTDGLWRVQNRNSGKVLAVDGMSLADSARVVQFADTGTADHLWRLLPG; this is encoded by the coding sequence ATGCCGATACGCCGTCGCACGCTCCTCGCCGGCAGCCTGGCCGCGGCGGTCGGCGGCACGCTGCCGGCCGCCGCCTCCGCCCAGCAGGGCCCGCTCTACCCGCCGCACCGCGCACCGCTGCGCCCGGCCGCCTTCCTGCGCCTCCCGCCCGGCGCGGTGCGCCCCCGCGGTTGGCTGGCGACGCAGCTGGACAAGCAGCTCAACGGCCTCAACGGACGCCTCCAGGAGGTCTCGCACTTCCTGGACTTCGACACGACCGGCTGGGTGCGCCCGGACCGGAACGGCTGGGAGGAGGTGCCGTACTGGCTGCGCGGGTACGGCGACCTCGGTTACGTCACCGGCGACGCCAGGGTGCTCGCCGACACCGAGCGGTGGATCGGGGCGGTGCTCGCCACCCAGGCCGCGGACGGGTTCTTCGGGCCGTCGGCCCTGCGCGGGTCGCTCAACGGCCACGCCGACCTGTGGCCGCACATGCCGATGCTGCACGCGCTGCGCTCGTGGGCCGAGTACCACGACGACCAGCGGGTGACCCGGGCGCTGACCAGGTTCTTCGCCTTCGTCGCCGGGCAGCCGAACGCGGTGTTCGCCGACGGCTGGGGCGCCACCCGGTGGGGCGACGCGATGGACGTCGTGCTCTGGCTGTACAACCGCACCGGCGATCCGGCGCTGCTCGACCTGACCCGCCGCGTCCACCAGCACTCGGCCGACTGGACGAACGGCGTGCCGACCCTGCACAACGTCAACATCGCCCAGGGCTTCCGCGAGCCCGCCCAGTTCTCCGCGCTGTCCAACGACGCCGATCACACGGCCGCCACCTACCGCGCGTACGACTCGGTCATGCGGCAGTACGGCCAGTTCCCCGGCGGCGGCTTCGCGGGTGACGAGAACGCCCGACCGGGCTACGGCGACCCGCGCCAGGGCTTCGAGACGTGCGGGATCGTGGAGTTCATGGGCAGCCACGAACTGCTCACCCGGCTCACCGGCGACCCGGTGTGGGCCGACCGGACCGAGGACCTGGCGTTCAACCTGCTGCCCGCGTCGCTGGACCCGACCGGCCGCGTCACGCACTACGTCACCAGCGCGAACGGCGTGCAGCTCGACGACGTGCCCAAGCGCCGCCGCCAGTTCCAGAACGGCTTCGCGATGCAGGCGTACAAGCCGGGCGTCGACCAGTACCGGTGCTGCCCGCACAACTACGGCCAGGGCTGGCCGTACTTCGTGGAGGAGATGTGGCTGGCCACGAACGACGGCGGCGTGGTGGCGGCGATGCACGGGCCGTCCTCGGTCACCGCGCGGGTCGCCGACGGCACGGCCGTCACCATCACCGAGGACACCGCCTACCCGTTCGGCGACACGATCACGTTCCGCGTGTCGACACCGCGCCCGCTGGCCTTCCCGTTCGCGGTGCGGGTGCCGGGCTGGTGCGCCGACCCGGCGCTCACCGTCAACGGCGCGGCGGTCGCCGTCCAGGGCGGCCCCCGGTTCGCGACCGTGCGGCGGACCTGGTCGGACGGCGACGTCCTCGTGCTGCGGTTGCCGATGGCGCCGCGGACGCGGGAGTGGACCGCCAACCACAACGCCGTGTCGGTCGAGTACGGCGCGCTGACGTTCTCGCTGCGCGTCGAGGAGCGGTGGAACCGCTACGGCGGCACCGCGGCGTGGCCCGAGTACGAGGTGAAGCCCGGTTCGGCGTGGAACGTCGGCCTGGTGCCCGGCCGACCGATGGCGGTGACGACCGGCGGCGACCTCGCGGACCCGTTCACCCTGGCCGGCGCGCCGATCCGGATCACCGCGAAGGCGCAGGACCTCCCGGACTGGGCGGTGGACGGCGAGAACGTCGTGGGCACCCTGAACGACAGCCCGGTGTCGAGCACCGCGCCGGTCCGCGACGTCACGCTCATCCCGGCCGGCGCGGCGCGGCTGCGGATCACGTCGTTCCCGCGCACCGGCGGGACGAGGGGCTGGGGCACGCCCGGCGTCGTCCTGCGCGTGCAGAACAAGAACAGCGGCAAGGTGCTGGCGGTGGACGGCATGTCGACGGCGAACTCCGCCCGCGTCGTGCAGTTCGCCGACGTCGGCACGGCGGACCACAAGTGGCGGCTGCTGGACGTGGGCAACGGGCGGGTGAAGCTGCGCAACGAGCACTCCGGCCGCGTCCTCGGCGTCGACGGCGGGTCGACCGCCGACTCCGCCCAAGTGGTGCAGTACGACGACAACGGCGCCGCCGACCACCTGTGGGAGCTGGTCGACAACGGCGACGGGTGGTTCCGGCTGCGCAACGCGCGTTCCGGAAAGGTGCTCGGCGTGGACCTGATGTCGACGGCCGACTCCGCGCGGGTCGTGCAGTTCAGCGACAACGGCACGGCCGACCACCTGTGGCGGGTCGTCCCCGACGGCCCGGTGAAGGTGCAGAACCTGAACTCCACCAAGGTGCTCGCGGTCGACGGGATGTCGACGGCCGACTCCGCGCGGGTGGTGCAGTTCGCCGACACCGGCACGGCCGACCACCGCTGGCGGTTCGTCCCGGACGCCGACGGGTGGTTCCGGCTGCGCAACGAGCACTCCGGCAAGGTGCTCGGCGTCGACCGGATGTCGACCGCGGACTCCGCCCAGGTTGTGCAGTTCGGCGACACCGGCACCGCGGACCACCTGTGGCGCCTGCGGCCGTCGACCGACGGGCTGTGGCGGGTGCAGAACAGGAACTCCGGCAAGGTGCTGGCCGTCGACGGCATGTCCCTGGCCGATTCCGCTCGGGTGGTGCAGTTCGCCGACACCGGGACCGCCGACCACCTGTGGCGGTTGCTGCCCGGCTGA
- a CDS encoding DUF6292 family protein has translation MELDFDDALMWGLRGYVRRVTEELELSGESSYVQAERPAGAYLALEGRLPGFPDRDVALLWDEERGWSAAVETHSGEDVLVQAHFGADVVPTPKAVARWVRALLRGERSASDVPPRAPDDLTRRLAPYTAAALVPLPRDARV, from the coding sequence GTGGAACTGGATTTCGACGACGCATTGATGTGGGGCCTGCGCGGCTACGTCCGGCGGGTGACCGAGGAGCTGGAGCTCTCCGGCGAGAGCTCGTACGTGCAGGCCGAGCGACCCGCGGGCGCGTACCTGGCGCTGGAAGGTCGGCTGCCGGGGTTCCCGGACCGGGACGTGGCCCTGCTGTGGGACGAGGAGCGCGGCTGGTCGGCGGCGGTGGAGACGCACAGCGGCGAGGACGTGCTGGTGCAGGCGCACTTCGGCGCGGACGTCGTGCCGACGCCGAAGGCGGTCGCCCGCTGGGTGCGCGCCCTGCTCCGCGGTGAGCGGTCCGCTTCGGACGTGCCGCCCCGAGCGCCCGACGACCTCACACGCCGCCTGGCCCCCTACACGGCCGCGGCACTGGTCCCGCTGCCGCGCGACGCCCGGGTCTGA
- a CDS encoding methanogen output domain 1-containing protein, which produces MDGHDRRVPSALRRDIRDYLSRHAHAAPDQLADAELIAEEMLANAIDHSDGPVWVSLEWSQAHPILTVRDMGATFALPEHAPDTAQPRGRGLWLISQLAPELTVAARRVGKAVESVLPVTRPVEPIDPPRHTVNPLPHLSEAGPDGGFGRESFLRALVVQLANAVEVQQGPEAAQRAIAQVAVDIGGQVELEYRQATGTTGTSLTAGQIADCVVRLKAAIGGSFRVVEVTDERIVLVNSHCPFGPDVRQSPSLCRMTTAVFGGIAARNNERAAVTLEERIALGDPGCRVVVHLGEAAADATRGHHFTAAP; this is translated from the coding sequence TTGGACGGACACGACCGGCGGGTGCCGAGCGCACTGCGCCGCGACATCAGGGACTACCTGTCCCGCCATGCGCACGCGGCGCCCGATCAGCTGGCCGACGCGGAGCTGATCGCCGAGGAGATGCTGGCCAACGCCATCGACCACAGCGACGGCCCTGTCTGGGTGTCACTGGAGTGGTCACAGGCGCATCCCATCCTCACCGTGCGCGACATGGGCGCGACCTTCGCCCTCCCCGAGCACGCCCCGGACACGGCTCAACCCCGAGGCCGGGGGCTGTGGCTGATCTCCCAGCTGGCCCCCGAGCTGACGGTGGCCGCGCGGCGCGTCGGCAAGGCCGTCGAGTCCGTCCTGCCCGTCACCCGACCGGTGGAACCGATCGACCCGCCGCGGCACACCGTCAACCCCCTGCCGCACCTGTCCGAGGCCGGTCCGGACGGCGGGTTCGGCCGGGAGAGCTTCCTGCGGGCGCTGGTCGTGCAGCTCGCCAACGCCGTCGAGGTGCAGCAGGGGCCCGAGGCGGCGCAGCGCGCCATCGCCCAGGTCGCGGTCGACATCGGCGGTCAGGTCGAGCTGGAGTACCGGCAGGCCACGGGGACGACCGGGACGTCGCTGACGGCCGGGCAGATCGCCGACTGCGTGGTCCGGCTCAAGGCCGCCATCGGCGGGAGCTTCCGGGTGGTGGAGGTGACGGACGAGCGGATCGTGCTGGTCAACAGCCACTGCCCGTTCGGGCCGGACGTGCGGCAGTCGCCCTCGTTGTGCCGCATGACGACCGCGGTGTTCGGCGGCATCGCCGCCCGCAACAACGAACGCGCCGCCGTCACGCTGGAGGAGCGCATCGCCCTCGGCGACCCCGGCTGCCGCGTCGTGGTCCACCTCGGCGAGGCCGCCGCCGACGCCACCAGGGGGCACCACTTCACCGCCGCGCCCTGA
- a CDS encoding magnesium and cobalt transport protein CorA, translating into MAPLPDRGPHVAAVPERDAVVACGIYVGGVRQAGDWSPAEAVAEVRARGGGFVWIGLFEPDEDRIRGVAEAFGLHELAVEDAVHAHQRPKLERYDDNLFTVFKTLRYVEHESPTTANEIVESGEIMVFLGRDYVVTVRHGNHSALGNLRADLETLPERLAVGPAVVLHAIADRVVDGYLDVIEAFQGDVDLVEAAVFAPRSGISVEQMYLVKREVMELKRAVMPLAGPLRRLGDGHCGPLVPDAVRSYFRDVDDHLARVTERVTGFDELLGALIDAALAKVSLQQNDDMRKISAWVAIIAVPTMVVGVYGMNFDHMPELRWQYGYPVVLLATLAACLVLYQLFKNNRWL; encoded by the coding sequence ATGGCGCCCCTCCCCGACCGCGGTCCGCACGTCGCGGCCGTGCCCGAGCGGGACGCGGTGGTGGCCTGCGGGATCTACGTGGGTGGGGTGCGGCAAGCCGGTGACTGGTCGCCGGCCGAGGCGGTCGCCGAGGTGAGGGCCCGCGGCGGCGGGTTCGTCTGGATCGGGTTGTTCGAGCCGGACGAGGACCGCATCCGCGGCGTGGCCGAGGCGTTCGGGTTGCACGAGCTGGCCGTCGAGGACGCGGTGCACGCCCACCAGCGGCCGAAGCTGGAGCGGTACGACGACAACCTGTTCACCGTCTTCAAGACCCTGCGCTACGTCGAGCACGAGTCGCCGACCACCGCCAACGAGATCGTGGAGTCCGGTGAGATCATGGTGTTCCTCGGCCGTGACTACGTCGTCACCGTCCGGCACGGCAACCACTCCGCGCTCGGCAACCTGCGCGCCGACCTGGAGACCCTGCCGGAACGGCTGGCGGTCGGGCCCGCGGTCGTCCTGCACGCCATCGCGGACCGCGTGGTGGACGGCTACCTCGACGTCATCGAGGCGTTCCAGGGTGACGTCGACCTGGTCGAGGCCGCTGTCTTCGCACCGCGCAGCGGGATCAGCGTCGAGCAGATGTACCTGGTCAAGCGCGAGGTCATGGAGCTGAAGCGGGCGGTGATGCCGCTGGCCGGGCCGCTGCGCAGGCTCGGCGACGGCCACTGCGGCCCGCTGGTGCCCGACGCCGTGCGGTCCTACTTCCGGGACGTGGACGACCACCTGGCCAGGGTCACCGAACGGGTGACCGGCTTCGACGAACTGCTCGGCGCGCTCATCGACGCGGCGCTGGCGAAGGTGTCGCTGCAGCAGAACGACGACATGCGCAAGATCTCGGCCTGGGTGGCGATCATCGCGGTGCCCACCATGGTGGTCGGCGTGTACGGGATGAACTTCGACCACATGCCCGAACTGCGCTGGCAGTACGGTTACCCGGTCGTGCTGCTGGCGACCCTGGCCGCCTGCCTGGTGCTGTACCAGCTGTTCAAGAACAACCGGTGGTTGTGA